A single region of the Vicia villosa cultivar HV-30 ecotype Madison, WI linkage group LG4, Vvil1.0, whole genome shotgun sequence genome encodes:
- the LOC131596751 gene encoding protein NLP1-like, translating into MSISGALLVTLYKGAPIRSFRTQPSTPQHFQTLLEETSFVGADIANVCNEAALIAARTDEAQVTMDHFEAAIDRIIGGLEKKNKVIKNEDLEELKELGSDTFGTVYHGKWRGTDVAIKIIKKSCFTGRSSEQERLDLRKKLARMEYGGGIVDDGGVFGTMVGGDQGDIIEELLGEGCWIEASENNMMAMQQTASTQQQHYMANNIPIGMGEGDHVNHHQVDQESGFVVGKRWWIGLRASQGPSTLVKERLVVAIGYLKEYTKNSSNNVLIHIWVPVLRRRSAIQYLQQDSSSSVPISVNPNMNVHVRFFRSHEYPRHQQLQQQYGSLLAFPVFERGSGTCLGVIEFVIANQNLINYRPQLDHLSNSLKAVDFRSSHNMNIPPAVKVFEELYEATVNEIVEVFVCKTHNLPLALTWAPCIQQQGGGKGTTGGGGCSVSITVPTDQMNNNNHMMSCISIIDSACYVGDMEMLRFQDQMEMVEEDKDIEMLPKQK; encoded by the exons ATGTCTATCTCAGGAGCATTGCTAGTGACCCTTTACAAAGGTGCTCCCATTCGCAGCTTTCGAACTCAACCCTCGACACCGCAACATTTCCAGACTCTTTTAGAAGAAACCA GTTTTGTTGGAGCAGATATTGCTAATGTTTGCAATGAAGCTGCCCTGATTGCTGCAAGAACCGATGAAGCACAAGTCACAATGGATCATTTCGAGGCAGCTATTGATAGGATCATTGGTGGTTTGGAGAAGAAGAACAAG GTCATTAAGAATGAAGATCTTGAAGAGTTAAAGGAACTGGGTTCTGATACATTTGGGACTGTTTATCATGGAAAATGGAGAGGAACAGATGTTGCTATCAAGATAATAAAGAAGAGTTGCTTCACTGGTCGATCATCTGAGCAAGAGAGACTG GATCTCAGAAAGAAGCTAGCTAGGATGGAATACGGTGGTGGGATAGTGGACGACGGCGGTGTATTTGGGACTATGGTTGGAGGAGATCAAGGAGATATAATTGAGGAGCTCTTAGGAGAAGGTTGCTGGATTGAAGCTAGTGAGAATAATATGATGGCTATGCAGCAAACTGCATCGACGCAGCAACAACACTACATGGCCAATAATATTCCCATTGGAATGGGAGAAGGTGACCATGTTAATCATCATCAAGTTGATCAGGAAAGTGGTTTTGTTGTTGGGAAGAGATGGTGGATCGGGCTGAGGGCGAGTCAAGGTCCATCGACTTTGGTGAAAGAGAGATTAGTAGTTGCTATTGGTTACTTAAAAGAGTACACAAAGAACTCTTCCAACAACGTTCTTATTCACATATGGGTGCCTGTTCTAAGGAGGAGATCAGCAATTCAATATCTGCAGCAGGATTCCAGTTCATCTGTTCCGATTTCTGTGAATCCAAACATGAATGTTCATGTTCGATTCTTTAGAAGCCACGAGTATCCGCGACATCAGCAACTGCAGCAACAGTATGGTTCTCTTCTAGCATTTCCTGTGTTCGAAAGAGGAAGTGGAACATGTCTAGGTGTCATTGAGTTTGTTATCGCCAATCAAAACCTCATCAATTATCGTCCACAACTCGATCATCTCTCCAATTCTCTCAAG GCTGTTGATTTTAGAAGTAGCCACAACATGAATATTCCACCAGCAGTAAAG GTTTTTGAGGAGTTGTACGAAGCAACGGTGAATGAGATCGTAGAGGTGTTTGTATGCAAGACTCATAATTTGCCACTAGCGCTAACATGGGCTCCTTGCATACAACAACAAGGAGGAGGAAAAGGTACTACCGGTGGTGGTGGATGCAGTGTTTCGATTACAGTTCCAACGGATCAGATGAACAATAATAATCATATGATGAGTTGCATATCGATTATTGATTCAGCTTGTTATGTTGGTGACATGGAGATGTTAAGATTTCAAGATCAAATGGAAATGGTTGAAGAGGATAAAGATATAGAAATGttgccaaaacaaaaataa